The following is a genomic window from Bacillus sp. BGMRC 2118.
TCATCATCTAATTCATCATATTCTTCAATATCTAAATCCAGGTCATCATCTTCTTCAACCGCAGCCTTCTTCTTGCCTTTCTTCTTCGGCTTAGCAGGTTGTGGTGCCTCTTCCTCGATTTGGTCATAAGGATACCAGCTACGTAATCCCCATCTGTTTTCACCAAGTGTAAGGAAACGACCATCTATATTTAAGTCTGTATAGAACTGAGCCAATCTACTTCTCAATTCATCCTCGGAGAGTTCAAGTAGTTTTCCAATTTCCTTCACAAGATCCTTAAATACAATTGCTTCTTTCTTTGAAGCCATAATCTCATACGCCAATTCAATCA
Proteins encoded in this region:
- the rpoE gene encoding DNA-directed RNA polymerase subunit delta translates to MSLEQYSTEQIKQLSMIELAYEIMASKKEAIVFKDLVKEIGKLLELSEDELRSRLAQFYTDLNIDGRFLTLGENRWGLRSWYPYDQIEEEAPQPAKPKKKGKKKAAVEEDDDLDLDIEEYDELDDEEYDDLDDLDEEDDDLLDDDDDDEDDDDDFDDDLLDDDLDLDADADDDEEDDEFDELDDEDDEDL